One region of Wyeomyia smithii strain HCP4-BCI-WySm-NY-G18 chromosome 3, ASM2978416v1, whole genome shotgun sequence genomic DNA includes:
- the LOC129728532 gene encoding uncharacterized protein K02A2.6-like → MEGKAFSNLPPFTFAGVDLTDRRQKWHTWKRGFEICLRAAKITDSNEKKDVLLAHGGFELQEIFFNIPGADVAEDKEKKIDPYDVAIRKLDEYFAPQRHEAHERYIFWAMKPEPGETLARFVMRTQVHASKCNFGRTATESSELAVVDKTLQFAPTHLREKLLQESNLSLEETIKQTNAYETSRAASEQISGQSAHHQPVTTEYVQRMGTQCRFCGKYHTSQQGCPAWNKSCSYCGRRGHFQAVCFDNPSNSGLTSKPTTSTAPKRVNPAHPEDRAIMNNKGQHIRNHSGVEEEQVELVEMVWSANERDELLWAEVGGVLNEMQIDSGVQSNIIDDCIWNMMVKNGVQTVGDLQRPDRKFKAYAQKDCLEVSHMFEAEIVVHDKNNQLKARAVFYVVKNGPQPLLGKKTAMQLGVLIVGLPSQHESLHSMKVAQPFPSVRGVKIHLPVDKSVPSVAQRLRRLPFATLEQVELKLNELLAKDVIEKVAEPSRWVSPMVIVLKDSGEIRLCIDMRQVNNAILRETHPLPTIEDIRWKLNGAIYFSRLDIREACHQLELDDESKPITTFITHKGLYRYKRLVFGISCAPEMFQKVIEQILADCGCAVNFIDDIIVFGKTEAEHNESFAKVMSKMREYGILLNQEKCVFELKEIDFLGHHFDGNGMIPTLSKVEAIKNFRAPANAEEVRSYLGLVNYVGAFIPDLATISFPLRELTKNKSVFKWDTEEKRAFEQLNKLIAKVEALSHFDPKLKTRVVADASPVGLGAVLLQFDAILTVTDKQGPRVTVQSTVTNKIYDRNSSHLKRLPLQVENPDSAVGQEDNAGDVEDANTQSSQRMDSQVIFSEQTEQDRSPLISEPNKDTQRGRSQRVIRKPIRFND, encoded by the exons atggaAGGTAAAGCATTTTCAAACCTTCCACCATTTACGTTCGCGGGCGTAGACCTTACTGATCGAAGACAAAAATGGCACACCTGGAAGAGAGGTTTTGAAATTTGCCTCAGGGCGGCTAAGATAACGGATTCGAATGAGAAAAAGGATGTTTTGTTGGCGCATGGTGGTTTTGAACTCCAGGAAATCTTTTTCAACATTCCTGGCGCGGATGTCGCCGAAGACAAGGAAAAAAAGATTGATCCTTATGACGTGGCTATCAGAAAACTCGATGAATATTTTGCTCCGCAGCGCCATGAAGCTCATGAAAGATACATTTTCTGGGCCATGAAACCAGAACCTGGTGAAACATTAGCTAGATTTGTAATGCGAACACAGGTTCACGCAAGTAAGTGTAACTTCGGGAGAACTGCAACCGAAAGTTCCGAATTAGCAGTTGTTGACAAGACACTGCAATTTGCTCCTACACATTTACGGGAGAAGTTGCTTCAGGAATCAAATCTGTCTTTGGAAGAGACAATCAAACAGACAAATGCTTACGAAACTAGCCGAGCCGCAAGCGAGCAGATCAGCGGACAGAGCGCTCATCATCAACCGGTGACAACAGAATATGTTCAGCGTATGGGAACACAATGTCGATTTTGCGGAAAATACCATACCTCTCAGCAAGGTTGTCCTGCATGGAACAAATCCTGTTCTTATTGTGGTAGACGTGGCCACTTCCAGGCGGTTTGTTTCGATAATCCCAGTAATAGTGGTTTAACATCGAAACCTACTACGAGTACAGCACCGAAACGAGTGAACCCAGCTCATCCTGAAGATCGTGCGATTATGAACAACAAAGGCCAACACATTCGAAACC ACAGCGGTGTGGAGGAAGAGCAGGTTGAACTTGTCGAGATGGTGTGGTCTGCAAATGAAAGAGATGAACTGTTGTGGGCAGAAGTTGGAGGAGTACTCAATGAGATGCAAATTGACTCAGGAGTTCAGTCTAACATTATTGATGATTGCATATGGAATATGATGGTTAAAAATGGTGTTCAAACGGTTGGTGACTTGCAACGTCCGGATCGGAAGTTCAAAGCATATGCTCAAAAAGATTGTTTGGAAGTGTCACATATGTTCGAAGCAGAAATAGTGGTTCATGATAAAAACAATCAGCTGAAAGCCAGGGCAGTGTTTTATGTAGTGAAGAATGGACCCCAACCGCTTTTGGGAAAGAAAACTGCGATGCAACTTGGAGTGTTAATAGTTGGTCTTCCGAGCCAGCATGAGTCGCTACACAGTATGAAAGTTGCACAACCGTTCCCAAGTGTACGTGGAGTTAAAATACACTTGCCAGTGGATAAATCGGTACCGTCAGTTGCGCAGCGTTTGCGTAGGCTTCCGTTTGCTACTCTCGAGCAGgttgaattaaaattgaatgaattacTTGCGAAAGATGTAATTGAAAAAGTTGCGGAGCCTAGCAGATGGGTGTCACCTATGGTTATTGTCTTAAAAGATAGCGGGGAGATACGGTTGTGCATTGATATGCGGCAGGTAAATAATGCCATTCTTCGTGAAACACATCCATTGCCAACCATTGAAGATATTCGTTGGAAATTGAATGGAGCGATCTACTTTTCGAGGCTGGATATTAGAGAAGCTTGCCACCAGTTGGAATTAGACGACGAGAGCAAACCAATAACTACATTTATAACTCATAAGGGATTGTACCGATACAAACGTTTGGTTTTTGGGATATCCTGCGCACCGGAAATGTTCCAGAAAGTAATTGAACAAATTTTGGCTGATTGTGGATGTGCGGTTAACTTCATAGATGACATCATTGTGTTCGGGAAAACGGAAGCAGAACATAATGAATCATTTGCGAAGGTTATGAGCAAGATGCGTGAATATGGCATTCTTTTGAACCAGGAAAAATGCGTTTTCGAACTAAAAGAGATTGATTTTTTGGGCCACCACTTCGATGGAAACGGAATGATTCCTacactttcgaaagttgaaGCAATTAAGAATTTTCGGGCCCCTGCTAATGCAGAAGAGGTACGCAGCTATCTTGGACTGGTGAACTACGTTGGAGCTTTTATACCGGATCTGGCAACCATTTCATTTCCGCTAAGAGAATTGACCAAGAACAAATCAGTTTTCAAATGGGATACTGAGGAGAAACGGGCTTTTGAGCAGCTTAATAAACTTATTGCTAAAGTGGAAGCTCTCTCTCATTTTGATCCAAAGTTGAAAACGAGAGTAGTTGCCGATGCGTCTCCAGTAGGCTTAGGAGCAGTTTTGCTTCAGTTTGATG CTATATTAACGGTTACTGATAAGCAAGGACCACGTGTAACGGTACAGAGTACCGTCACAAATAAAATCTACGATCGAAATTCCAGTCATCTTAAACGTTTGCCCCTGCAGGTAGAGAATCCCGATAGCGCAGTAGGACAGGAGGATAATGCTGGTGACGTGGAGGATGCCAATACACAGAGTTCTCAAAGAATGGATTCACAGGTGATTTTTAGTGAACAGACTGAGCAGGATCGAAGCCCATTAATTTCAGAACCGAATAAAGACACTCAACGTGGAAGATCGCAGAGAGTTATAAGAAAACCCATCAGATTCAACGActga